A genome region from Brassica oleracea var. oleracea cultivar TO1000 chromosome C2, BOL, whole genome shotgun sequence includes the following:
- the LOC106321138 gene encoding protein TIC 40, chloroplastic, with amino-acid sequence MENLTLVSCSASSPKLLIGCNFTSSLKTPVGFSRRTPKIILRCSKTSASVQSKSPEKAGETVVVKHRSKAFASIFSSSRDQQTSSVAYPSAAVPPPSSSSSTIGSPLFWIGVGVGLSALFSWATSNVKKYAMQTAMKTMMNQMNTQNSQFNNPGFPTGSGSAGSPFPFPFPPQTSPTSSPFQSQSQSSSATVDVTATKVDTPPSTKPQPTPIKNIEVDKPSVVLEENKPKKEEKNYAFEDVSPEETAKESPFSNYAEVSETSAPKEARLFEDVLQNGSAPANGATASEVFQSLGAGKGGAGLSVEALEKMMEDPTVQKMVYPHLPEEMRNPETFKWMLQNPQYRQQLQDMLNNMSGSGEWDKRMTETLKNFDLNSPEVKQQFDQIGLTPEEVISKIMQNPDVAMAFQNPRVQAALMECSENPMNIMKYQNDKEVMDVFNKISQLFPGMTG; translated from the exons ATGGAGAACCTAACCCTAGTTTCATGCTCAGCTTCTTCCCCAAAGCTCTTAATCGGATGCAATTTCACTTCCTCGCTTAAAACCCCAGTAGGGTTCTCGCGCCGGACTCCTAAAATCATCCTCCGCTGCTCCAAAACCTCTGCCTCCGTGCAATCTAAATCTCCGGAGAAAGCTGGAGAAACTG TGGTTGTGAAACACAGGAGCAAAGCTTTTGCGAGTATTTTTTCTTCGAGCCGTGATCAGCAGACATCCTCTGTTGCTTACCCTAGCGCAGCAGTGCCGCCACCGTCTTCGTCATCATCAACCAT AGGATCACCACTGTTCTGGATTGGTGTTGGGGTTGGACTATCAGCTTTGTTCTCATGG GCTACTTCAAACGTAAAG AAATATGCAATGCAAACAGCTATGAAGACAATGATGAACCAGATGAACACTCAAAACAGCCAGTTTAATAATCCTGGATTCCCGACAGGATCAGGATCAGCAGGATCACCTTTTCCGTTTCCATTTCCTCCTCAAACAAGTCCTACTTCCTCGCCGTTCCAATCTCAATCCCAGTCTTCAAGTGCCACTGTTGATGTGACAGCGACGAAAGTAGATACACCTCCTTCCACTAAGCCGCAACCTACGCCTATAAAGAACATAGAAGTGGATAAGCCAAGTGTTGTTTTAGAGGAAAACAAACCCAAGAAGGAAGAAAAGAACTACG CCTTTGAGGATGTTTCCCCGGAGGAAACCGCTAAGGAAAGTCCGTTTAGCAACTATGCAGAAGTCTCTGAGACCAGTGCTCCCAAGGAAGCTCGCTTATTTGAGGAT GTTTTGCAAAATGGATCTGCTCCGGCTAATGGTGCTACTGCTTCAGAGGTTTTTCAATCTTTGG GCGCTGGGAAAGGAGGGGCTGGTTTGTCTGTAGAAGCTTTGGAGAAAATGATGGAAGATCCAACGGTTCAGAAGATGGTTTACCC ACATTTGCCAGAGGAGATGAGGAACCCAGAAACTTTCAAAT GGATGCTTCAAAATCCTCAATACCGTCAACAGCTACAGGACATGTT GAATAATATGAGTGGGAGTGGTGAATGGGACAAGAGAATGACGGAGACCTTAAAGAACTTCGACCTGAATAGTCCTGAAGTGAAGCAACAGTTCG ATCAAATAGGACTGACACCAGAGGAAGTCATCTCTAAGATAATGCAGAACCCTGACGTTGCAATGGCATTCCAGAATCCTAGAGTCCAAGCAGCGTTAATGGAA TGTTCAGAGAACCCAATGAACATCATGAAGTACCAAAACGACAAAGAG GTAATGGATGTGTTCAACAAGATTTCGCAGCTCTTCCCTGGAATGACGGGTTGA
- the LOC106327910 gene encoding DNA repair protein RAD4 — protein MKPLIKTKDSKLSASSRAAVNKVLDRINARGNKKSDDTAQNCDAAKDKGKQTVTDNALEDRERGQFGGCDHDDGDEMNDSDWEDCPIPSPAKSVYVDVDDNKELTIELDDLPPDAKRQKNTYRATAQDKERAELLHKVHLLCLLARGRIVDNACNDPLIQASLLSLLPSYLTKVPNLGKVTVRDIAPLLRWVRGNFAVRCTPSSEKSFRTSLAFALESRRGTSEELGALSVALLRALKLTTRFVSILDVASLKPGADKDESPGQSRAKTKRGIFRNSTLMVPKHQAISSHPNKSSSHVEDKRDNKDNSSSEAGTSSKSDGTRRRGDVEFEMQLAMALAATATVNNQQSSKATEKKKTTKASDGLSISDQVMSTAFGSKKVDSPLCWAEVYCNGENMDGRWVHVDAVNGTIDAEQTVEAAASACKMFLRYVVAFSGGGAKDVTRRYCTKWHTISSKRVNSSWWDMVLAPLRELEAASSLIPLANSASSSASGVRSAAEDIELATRALTEPLPTNQQAYKSHELYAIEKWLHKNQILHPKGPVLGFCAGHSVYPRTCVQTLRTKESWLRDGLQLKANEVPLKILKRNAKIRKVKDFGDGNKESEDGSRCMELYGKWQMEPLCLPHAVNGIVPKNERGQVDVWSEKCLPPGTVHLRFPRIFSIAKRFGIDYAPAMVGFEYKSGRATPVFEGIVVCTEFKDAILEAYAEERELREEEERRRNEAQAASRWYQLLSSILTRERLKNRYANNSEDDIVKTRSLETKPETVVREENVKTPKKQGGVKRGRSGGRKSHSEDENYEGGDGDGDEHEHVFLDEEETFDEKTSVKTKRCKCGFSVQVEQM, from the exons ATGAAGCCTCTAATTAAAACTAAGGATAGTAAGCTATCAGCATCCTCGAGAGCAGCAGTGAATAAGGTTCTAGACAGAATCAATGCTCGTGGCAACAAGAAGAGTGATGATACTGCACAGAACTGTGATGCCGCAAAGGATAAGGGGAAGCAAACCGTAACTGACAACGCTCTAGAGGACAGGGAACGTGGTCAGTTTGGTGGCTGTGATCATGATGATGGTGATGAGATGAATGATTCAGACTGGGAAGACTGTCCTATTCCTAGTCCTGCCAAATCGGTTTATGTGGACGTTGATGACAACAAAGAGTTAACCATAGAGCTTGATGATTTGCCTCCTGATGCCAAGAGGCAGAAGAACACTTACCGGGCAACAGCACAAGACAAG GAACGTGCGGAGCTTCTACACAAGGTTCACTTGCTCTGTCTGCTTGCAAGAGGGAGGATAGTTGACAACGCTTGTAACGATCCCTTGATTCAG GCTTCCTTGCTTTCACTTCTACCGTCATACTTGACAAAAGTACCAAATCTAGGGAAAGTGACTGTTAGGGATATAGCTCCTCTTCTCCGTTGG GTTCGTGGAAACTTTGCTGTTAGGTGTACTCCAAGCTCTGAGAAGTCTTTTCGTACTTCTCTAGCATTTGCTCTTGAATCTCGTAGAGGCACTTCTGAAGAG CTTGGAGCACTCTCTGTTGCTTTGCTTAGAGCATTAAAGCTTACAACTCG GTTTGTGTCTATTCTTGATGTTGCCTCCTTAAAACCTGGGGCCGACAAGGATGAATCTCCAGGTCAAAGCAGAGCTAAAACAAAGCGTGGGATATTCAGGAACTCAACTCTTATGGTACCAAAACATCAAGCCATCTCATCACACCCAAACAAATCCTCTTCCCATGTTGAGGATAAGAGAGACAATAAGGACAACTCATCTTCTGAAGCAGGAACGTCAAGCAAATCTGACGGGACAAGGAGGAGAGGAGATGTCGAGTTCGAGATGCAATTAGCCATGGCTTTGGCTGCAACTGCAACTGTAAACAACCAACAGAGTTCTAAAGCAACCGAGAAAAAGAAAACAACAAAAGCAAGTGATGGCTTGTCGATTTCTGACCAAGTAATGTCCACAGCCTTCGGTTCCAAGAAAGTGGACTCACCTCTCTGTTGGGCTGAGGTGTACTGCAATGGAGAAAACATGGACGGGAGATGGGTCCATGTAGACGCTGTTAACGGAACAATAGATGCAGAACAAACGGTAGAAGCTGCAGCTTCTGCTTGCAAGATGTTTCTTAGATACGTCGTCGCCTTCTCCGGTGGTGGAGCCAAAGACGTCACTCGCAGGTACTGCACAAAGTGGCACACGATCTCATCAAAACGGGTGAACTCATCGTGGTGGGATATGGTGTTAGCACCGTTGCGAGAGCTAGAGGCAGCCTCAAGCTTAATCCCTCTTGCTAACAGTGCAAGTAGCTCGGCCTCTGGTGTGAGGAGTGCTGCTGAAGATATTGAGTTGGCTACTCGGGCGCTTACTGAGCCTCTTCCCACTAACCAGCAG GCTTATAAGAGTCATGAACTCTATGCTATTGAGAAATGGCTTCACAAGAACCAGATACTTCACCCAAAAGGTCCGGTTCTGGGGTTCTGCGCTGGTCATTCGGTTTATCCTCGGACCTGTGTGCAGACTCTTAGAACGAAAGAGAGTTGGCTTCGTGATGGGCTTCAACTTAAGGCCAATGAAGTTCCCTTAAAG ATTCTTAAGCGTAACGCAAAGATTAGAAAAGTAAAAGATTTTGGAGATGGGAACAAGGAGAGTGAAGATGGTTCTCGGTGCATGGAACTATACGGGAAGTGGCAGATGGAACCATTGTGTCTACCTCATGCTGTTAATGGGATTGTGCCTAAG AACGAGCGTGGTCAAGTTGATGTCTGGTCTGAGAAATGTCTACCACCTGGAACAGTCCACTTAAGGTTTCCTCGAATATTTTCAATTGCCAAGAGATTTGGAATAGATTATGCACCTGCAATGGTTGGTTTTGAATACAAGAGTGGACGTGCTACTCCTGTTTTCGAAGGTATTGTGGTCTGTACCGAGTTCAAAGATGCAATCCTTGAG GCATATGCAGAAGAACGAGAATTGAGAGAAGAAGAGGAGAGAAGAAGAAACGAAGCACAAGCAGCTTCGAGATGGTATCAGCTTCTTTCATCTATCTTAACCCGTGAGAGGTTGAAGAACCGTTACGCCAATAATTCAGAGGATGATATTGTCAAAACGAGGAGTTTGGAAACGAAACCAGAGACGGTCGTTAGGGAGGAGAATGTAAAAACGCCTAAAAAGCAAGGAGGGGTTAAGAGAGGAAGGTCAGGAGGAAGAAAGAGTCATAGTGAAGATGAAAACTATGAAGGTGGAGATGGAGATGGAGATGAACATGAGCATGTGTTTCTTGATGAGGAAGAAACCTTTGATGAGAAAACCTCTGTAAAAACCAAACGCTGCAAATGTGGCTTTTCTGTCCAAGTGGAACAAATGTAG
- the LOC106322553 gene encoding serine carboxypeptidase-like 11, producing the protein MAKKLLLLLLLVIFSLLPCSGSVVKFLPGFEGHLPFELETGYIGVGEEEKVQLFYYFIKSEKNPKEDPLLIWLSGGPGCSSATGLFFENGPVTFNVEEGYNEGSGPALLSTTHSWTKVANIIFLDQPVGTGFSYATTQLLDTPSDSGEAKQIHEFIRKWLSKHTEFISNLFYVAGDSYSGKIIPATVQEISKGNDLGFKPRVNLEGYILGNPVTDFEFDHNHGIPFAHGMALISDELYESLKRSCRGNYENIDPHNTECLKHHDKYLKCISSINVVHILMPRCDPPLFPRRFILLRNVSAPLSADGCYIYTDLLASLWANDESVRKALHVVKGSVEKWVRCSSGKPYDFDIKSSVPYHMNNSIKGYRSLIFSGDHDLVVPFPSTQAWIRSLGYSIIDEWRPWMVHNQIAGYTRTYANNMTYATVKGGGHTLEFKPNESFIMFQRWISGQPL; encoded by the exons ATGGCTAAGAAGTTGCTTCTGCTTCTTTTACTTGTTATCTTTAGCCTACTTCCATGTTCTGGCTCTGTTGTCAAGTTTCTTCCTGGTTTTGAAGGTCATCTTCCTTTCGAGCTTGAGACCGG GTATATTGGTGTTGGTGAAGAAGAGAAAGTGCAATTGTTTTACTACTTCATTAAATCTGAGAAGAATCCAAAAGAAGATCCTCTTCTTATATGGTTAAGTGGAGGACCTGGCTGCTCTTCTGCCACTGGTCTATTTTTCGAGAACG GACCTGTGACATTTAACGTTGAGGAGGGTTACAATGAAGGTAGTGGACCCGCCTTACTTTCTACAACACATTCATGGACAAAG GTGGCAAACATTATCTTTTTGGACCAGCCTGTTGGTACTGGCTTCTCCTATGCAACAACTCAACTTCTTGATACACCTAGTGACTCAGGAGAAGCTAAGCAGATCCATGAATTTATTCGCAAG TGGTTAAGTAAGCATACAGAGTTTATATCGAACCTTTTTTATGTCGCTGGAGATTCGTATTCTGGTAAGATTATTCCGGCCACAGTTCAAGAAATCTCCAAAG GAAATGATCTTGGGTTTAAACCTCGAGTAAATCTTGAG GGTTATATACTAGGAAACCCGGTAACAGACTTCGAATTTGACCATAACCATGGCATTCCATTTGCTCATGGAATGGCATTAATCTCTGATGAACTCTACGAG TCATTGAAGAGAAGCTGTAGAGGAAACTATGAAAATATAGATCCACATAACACAGAGTGCTTGAAACATCACGACAAATATCTAAAG TGTATTTCTAGTATAAATGTTGTTCATATTCTAATGCCACGGTGCGATCCCCCCTTGTTCCCAAGAAGATTTATTCTCCTTAGAAACGTTTCGGCTCCGTTAAGTGCAGATGGATGCTAT ATATATACTGATTTACTAGCTTCCCTCTGGGCCAATGATGAGAGCGTACGTAAAGCACTTCATGTAGTTAAG GGAAGTGTAGAAAAATGGGTACGGTGTTCTTCGGGCAAGCCTTACGACTTCGACATTAAAAGCAGCGTACCATACCATATGAACAATAGCATCAAAGGATACAGATCTCTCATATTCAG CGGTGATCACGACTTAGTGGTACCTTTCCCTTCAACGCAAGCGTGGATAAGATCGCTTGGTTATTCCATTATTGATGAGTGGAGGCCTTGGATGGTACACAATCAAATTGCTGGATACACTCGGACTTATGCCAATAACATGACATATGCTACTGTCAAA GGAGGTGGGCATACACTTGAATTCAAACCAAATGAAAGCTTTATCATGTTTCAGAGGTGGATTAGTGGTCAACCACTCTAA
- the LOC106323202 gene encoding probably inactive leucine-rich repeat receptor-like protein kinase At5g48380, translating to MTIIPTCLWFLLVSSFTCANEADVYCLRDIYSQVKDPNRYLTSWVFGNTTSGYICNFSGVTCWHDDENRVLSIKLSGFGLEGEFPSGIMYCTGLVDLDLSRNNFYGALPSNMASLVPFLTTLDLSYNRFSGEIPASLSNIKFLNILMLQHNQFTGQLPPELASLPRLYKFSVADNQLTGPIPRFNETTMSIGPENFANNEGLCGRPMDACVDPEEETIRLGKMGAAVGAALLAPVGAFLDWFSFNRRKKKQGDTRHRSLIFHIGD from the coding sequence ATGACCATAATCCCAACTTGTCTCTGGTTCTTACTAGTGTCTAGCTTCACATGCGCGAACGAGGCCGACGTATATTGCTTGAGGGACATATATTCTCAAGTCAAGGATCCAAACCGATATTTAACGAGTTGGGTATTTGGCAACACGACTTCAGGTTACATCTGCAACTTCAGTGGTGTGACTTGCTGGCATGATGATGAGAATAGGGTTCTGAGCATTAAGCTTTCTGGTTTTGGTCTCGAAGGAGAATTCCCTTCTGGGATTATGTACTGTACTGGTTTGGTAGATCTGGATCTTTCTAGAAACAACTTCTATGGAGCTTTGCCATCCAACATGGCCTCTTTGGTTCCATTTCTCACAACTCTCGACCTCTCTTACAATCGATTCTCCGGTGAAATCCCAGCCAGTTTATCAAATATTAAGTTCCTGAACATTCTTATGCTCCAGCATAACCAGTTCACCGGTCAACTTCCTCCCGAGCTAGCGTCACTTCCGCGGCTCTACAAGTTTTCAGTGGCAGACAATCAACTGACCGGTCCTATCCCACGTTTCAACGAAACAACAATGAGTATTGGACCGGAGAACTTTGCTAATAACGAGGGTTTGTGTGGTCGGCCTATGGATGCTTGTGTTGACCCGGAAGAAGAAACTATCCGGTTAGGGAAGATGGGTGCAGCAGTTGGTGCGGCTTTACTTGCACCAGTAGGTGCATTCTTAGACTGGTTCTCCTTCAACAGAAGGAAGAAGAAACAAGGAGATACAAGACACCGCAGCTTGATTTTCCACATTGGGGACTGA
- the LOC106326098 gene encoding metal tolerance protein A2 — translation MESHFHLHDEHVVPIREEVPSSSSMVTKKTCGEAPCGFSDAKTSAMEAEERAKSARKLLIALLLCAIFIVVEVVGGIKANSLAILTDAAHLLSDVGAFAISLFSLWASGWKATPKQSYGFFRIEILGALVSIQMIWILAGILVYEAIVRLKNGSGQVEGSLMFLVSGIGLLVNIAMAVLLGHDHGHSHGHGHGHDHEHHHNDETEPNLSEALINKPKKQRNVNIQGAYLHALGDSILSVGVMIGGAIIWYKPEWKIIDLICTLVFSVIVLWTTVGLLRDVLDVLMESTPREINETRLEKGVCEIEEVVAIHELHIWAITPAKRLLACHVKIRPEADADMVLDKIVSYIKTEHNITHVTIQIERR, via the coding sequence ATGGAAAGCCATTTTCATTTGCATGACGAGCACGTGGTTCCGATTCGTGAGGAAGTTCCATCATCGAGCTCAATGGTGACGAAGAAGACATGTGGAGAAGCCCCTTGTGGATTCTCAGATGCCAAGACGAGTGCAATGGAAGCTGAGGAACGTGCCAAATCGGCGAGGAAGCTATTAATAGCTCTTCTTCTGTGTGCCATTTTCATAGTAGTAGAAGTGGTCGGAGGGATCAAGGCCAATAGTCTAGCGATTCTCACAGACGCAGCTCATCTTTTATCCGATGTCGGAGCCTTTGCCATATCTTTGTTCTCGCTGTGGGCCTCTGGATGGAAAGCAACCCCGAAGCAATCATACGGGTTTTTCAGGATAGAGATCCTTGGTGCGCTTGTCTCCATTCAAATGATTTGGATTCTTGCTGGTATCTTGGTTTATGAAGCCATAGTCAGACTCAAGAACGGTAGTGGCCAAGTTGAGGGATCTCTTATGTTTCTTGTCTCTGGTATTGGTTTACTTGTCAACATTGCAATGGCTGTTCTGTTGGGACATGATCATGGTCATAGTCATGGTCATGGGCATGGCCATGATCATGAGCACCATCACAATGATGAGACAGAACCAAATCTATCTGAGGCCTTGATTAACAAGCCCAAGAAGCAGCGGAACGTGAACATTCAAGGGGCCTATCTTCACGCGCTGGGAGATTCGATACTGAGCGTGGGAGTGATGATAGGAGGGGCAATCATATGGTATAAACCGGAGTGGAAGATCATTGACTTGATATGCACGTTGGTCTTCTCCGTGATTGTCTTGTGGACGACGGTTGGATTGCTCAGAGATGTTCTAGATGTTTTAATGGAGTCGACACCGCGGGAGATCAACGAGACTAGACTTGAGAAAGGAGTGTGTGAGATTGAAGAGGTTGTGGCTATCCATGAGCTTCACATTTGGGCTATTACTCCTGCTAAACGCTTGTTGGCTTGTCATGTTAAGATCAGACCAGAGGCTGATGCAGATATGGTTCTGGACAAGATTGTCAGTTACATCAAAACCGAGCACAACATAACTCACGTAACTATTCAGATTGAACGCCGATGA
- the LOC106326544 gene encoding uncharacterized protein LOC106326544, with protein sequence MARSIYLCIFLLLITWIPTPSTSFPLSTKTRWIVDEKGLRVKLACVNWLAHLQPAVAEGLSKQPLDSISKNIVSMGFNCVRLTWPLDLMTNDTLALKITVKQSFESLNLFDDVLGIQTHNPKILNLPIFNAFQEVVSNLGQNGLMVILDNHLTHPGWCCSDNDLDAFFGYPNFDPVIWAKGLGKMATLFRNVTNVIGMSLRNEPRGTRDYPDLWFRFMPKGAEAVHAANPEVLVILSGIDFDTNLSFLRDRFFNVSFTDKLVFEQHWYSFSHEGGAWVKHNSNDICAKIIGEVNHNGGFLLDRGFPLILSEFGTDERGVDVSGNRYMNCLVAWAAEKDLDWAVWALTGDYYLRTGPGLQEKKLILHPHTGLCVTNNHSGNVPTLRLELCTQSESSTFNPKEGILWVNKMCVETPDVAGQKVKLGVGSKCSKLGQISATKMHLSFKTSNGLLLCLDVDERDNSIVANPCKCLTKDASCDPASQWFKVL encoded by the exons ATGGCGAGATCTATCTATTTGTGTATCTTCTTATTATTAATTACTTGGATTCCAACTCCATCCACAAGCTTTCCGCTCTCCACAAAAACTCGATGGATCGTAGACGAGAAAGGCCTAAGGGTGAAGCTAGCCTGCGTGAACTGGCTCGCTCATCTCCAGCCCGCTGTGGCTGAAGGGCTAAGCAAACAGCCATTAGACTCCATTTCCAAAAATATTGTCTCGATGGGATTTAACTGCGTTAGGCTCACTTGGCCTCTTGATTTGATGACTAATGACACACTGGCTCTTAAAATAACGGTCAAACAGTCTTTTGAAAGCTTGAACTTGTTTGATGATGTTCTTGGGATTCAAACACACAATCCCAAAATCCTTAATCTTCCCATATTCAATGCATTCCAG GAAGTTGTATCGAACCTTGGACAAAACGGATTGATGGTGATACTAGACAACCACTTGACACATCCAGGCTGGTGTTGCAGCGACAACGACCTCGACGCTTTCTTCGGCTACCCTAACTTTGATCCCGTCATTTGGGCCAAGGGCTTGGGCAAGATGGCTACTCTTTTCCGCAATGTTACTAATGTCATTGGCATGAGCCTTAGGAACGAGCCACGTGGTACTAGAGATTACCCTGACCTCTGGTTCAG GTTCATGCCAAAAGGAGCAGAAGCAGTGCACGCCGCAAACCCTGAAGTATTAGTCATCCTCTCCGGCATAGACTTTGACACAAACCTCTCTTTCCTCCGTGACCGCTTCTTCAACGTCAGCTTCACCGATAAACTCGTCTTCGAGCAGCATTGGTACAGCTTCTCCCACGAGGGAGGCGCGTGGGTAAAACACAACTCCAACGATATTTGCGCCAAAATCATCGGGGAAGTCAATCATAATGGAGGATTCTTGCTCGACAGAGGCTTTCCTTTGATTTTGAGTGAGTTTGGGACTGACGAGAGAGGCGTTGACGTCAGCGGAAACCGGTATATGAATTGTTTGGTGGCTTGGGCCGCTGAGAAGGATTTGGATTGGGCGGTTTGGGCATTAACCGGAGATTATTATTTGAGAACCG GACCCGGTTTACAAGAGAAAAAACTTATTTTGCACCCACATACTGGCCTATGTGTCACCAATAACCACTCAGGCAATGTACCCACACTTCGACTTGAACTATGCACTCAATCAGAGTCATCCACCTTCAATCCCAAGGAAGGTATTCTCTGGGTCAATAAAATGTGCGTCGAAACTCCAGATGTCGCTGGACAAAAGGTGAAGCTTGGAGTTGGCAGTAAGTGCTCTAAGTTGGGACAAATTTCAGCTACTAAGATGCATTTGTCGTTTAAGACAAGTAATGGCTTGTTGCTATGTCTTGATGTGGATGAACGTGACAACAGCATTGTCGCTAACCCTTGCAAGTGTTTGACCAAGGATGCTTCGTGTGATCCAGCGAGCCAGTGGTTCAAAGTTCTTTAA